The Rhizobium rhizogenes sequence GTAGCCACCGTCGGGGCGGGTTTGCTTGCCGCCGATATAGTTCTTCATGGTCCGATCAAGGCCGTCGATCGCCATCTTGCTGTCAGCATTCGGCAATGCAGACGGCGTAAAGGCTTCAGCGGGCTTGTTGACCGGCAGGCTCTTTTCCCAGTCTGCCGCCAGATATTCGTAAAGCCCTTCGCGCGCACCTTCACGGCCGAAACCACTTTCGCGGTAGCCACCAAAACCTGCACCGGCGTCCAGCATATTAGTGCAGTTGATCCAGACCACGCCTGCCTTGACGCGGGCTGCCAGATCAAGCGCGACATTGATGTTTTCCGACCAGATGGAGGCGGCTAGGCCGTAGCGGGTGTTGTTGGCCAGCGAAACGGCTTCATCCGGCGTGCGGAATGTGGTTGCCGCAGCAATCGGACCAAAAATCTCAACCTGGCAGACCGTCGACGCCTGATCGACATCGGTGAAGAAGCCGGGAGCGACGAAATTGCCGGTGGCCGGCAGCGGGTTGGAACTCTGCCAGAGTTCACCACCCTCCTCCACGCCCTTGCGGACCAGATCCGTGATGCGTTTCACCTGAGTAGCGGAAACAATCGCGCCGACATCGGTCGACTTGTCGAGCGGATCACCGATCCGCAGGGTTTCCAGCCGCTTTTTCAGCCGTGCATAAAATTTCTCGGCAATGCCCTCCTGCACCAGCAGGCGGGAACCGGCACAGCAGACTTCGCCCTGGTTGAACCAGATCGCGTCAACAACACCTTCAACCGCCGCATCAAGATCGGCGTCCTCGAAAACGATGAAGGGTGACTTGCCCCCCAGTTCCAGAGACAGTTTCTTGCCCGAACCGGCGATCTGCTCGCGAATAACGCGGCCGACCTTGGTCGAGCCGGTGAAGGCGACCTTATCGACGCCATCATGGCCGCAGATCGCAGCGCCGGTCGAGCCATCGCCCTGGACGACATTGACGACACCGGCCGGAAGGCCGACCTCGTGGCAGATTTCCGCAAAGGCGACAGCCGCCAGCGGTGTCAGGTCAGCAGGTTTCAGCACTACGGTATTGCCGGCGGCAAGCGCCGGCGCGATCTTCCAGGCCAGCATCAGCAGGGGGAAATTCCAGGGGATTACCTGACCGCAAACACCGACCGGTGAGAAACCACGGAACTCGTCTTCCACCATTTCGGCCCACCCGGCGTGATGGTAAAAGTGGCGGGCGACGAGTGGAATGTCGATATCACGGGTTTCGCGAACCGGCTTGCCGTTGTCCATCGTTTCCAGAACCGAAAGGAAGCGCTCGCGCTTTTGTATATGACGGGCGATGGCGTAGAGATAACGGGCGCGTTCGTGACCCGACAGCTTCGACCATTTTCCGAAGGCCGTGCGGGCGGCCTTGACCGCCTGATCCACGTCTTCCTCATTGCCGCAAATGATGTCCGCCAGCTTGTCCCCGTTTGCGGGGTTTGAAACGGCAATCGTCTTGCGGCCATCGGGAGAAACAAACCGGCCGTTGATATAATGACCGAACGAACGTCCGTGAGTGTCGAGCCACTGCTTCACATCACCATTGGCTTCGGGGGAAGGTCCATATTCCATGGTTTCCAAAATGTCCTTGATGGGTCGCATTTTTTCAGTCCTTATGCGGCAGCGTGATGATGAGCGCTGGAATAGCGGCCGGTTACGAAATGTTCGAGCTGCCGCTCGATATCGCCAAGCATCGAACTGGCGCCGATGCGGAACAGGTCTGGCTCCAGCCAGCGATTGCCCAGTTCCTCCTTCATCAGCGTCAGCCATGACAGCGCGTCCTTCGCCGTCTTCAATCCGCCTGCGGGCTTGAAGCCGACCATCTGGCCGGTCAGTTCGCCGTAATCGCGCAGCGCCCGCACCATGGTCAGACTGACCGGCAGAGTGGCGTTGACCTCCTCTTTGCCGGTGGAGGTCTTGATGAAGTCCGAGCCCGCCTGCATCGCCACCATCGAGGCTCGATAGACGTTGGTCAGCGTGTTGAGATCGCCCGTCGCGAGGATAGCCTTCATATGGGCGTCGCCGCAGGCTTTACGCATCGCGGCAATCTCGTCGTAAAGTGCGGTCCAGTTCTGCGTCAGAACGAACTCGCGGGTTATGACAATATCGATCTCCTTGGCGCCTTGCTCGACCGCATAGCGGATTTCGGCCAGCCGCTGCGGCAGCGGTGTCAGGCCAGCAGGAAAGCCCGTGGCCACCGATGCGACCGGAATAGCCGAGCCTTCCAGCGCCTTGACGGCGTGGGGCACCATGGTCGGATAAACGCAGACGGCGCCGGTGGTGATGCCGGCATCCGCAAGGCCGAGTGCCTCGAGAAGGTCTTCCCGGACCGGACGGCGCGCTTTCGCGCACAGGCGGCGTACGCGACCGGGCGTGTCATCACCAGACAGCGTTGTCAGATCGATGCAGGTGATGGCCTTGATCTGCCAGGCGACCTGGTATTCCTTCTTAATCGAGCGCCGGGCGGTGATTGTCGCTGCACGCCGTTCGGAGGCACTGCGATTGATCGATACATCTTCAAACCATTCCGGCTTGAGAGCGGTGCCGTTATTTCTGGGAAATGCTTCGCTCATTTTCTGTCCATTTTTCTGGTCAGGCCGCGGCATTGGCATGGTCGCGGCAAAAAGCCTCGAACTCTTCGATGCTGGCATAGGCCTTCTGTGTTCCGGGACGGGTGATGGAATGCGCCGCGTAAAGCGATGCCTTCTTCAGGGAGGATACGACCTCGCGCGTTTCGGCGTAAAAGTGGGCAAAGGAGCCAATAAAGGCATCGCCCGCACCCGTGGTGTCCCTGGGCGTTACCTTGACGGGTTCGATGTTGACGATTTCGTTGGAAGTAATCATGCGCGCACCACGCCCGCCCAAGGTAACGATGACGGTGCGAATGCCGCGTGCGATCAGCGAGCGGGCGGCGCTGACGATGTCTTCGTCGGTGTCGGTCGGTAACCCCGACAGCAAGGCAAGCTCGCTCTCGTTCGGCACGAGGAAGGTTACCTGACGGATGCGCTCAGGATCGAGATTGGCAGCGGCAGGCGCGGGATTGAGGATCGTCTCGATACCGTTCTGGGCAGCAAGTTCGATGGTATGGTAGACAGTCTCAACCGGCACTTCCATCTGCATCAGGATCAAGCCACACTCTTTCAGATCTGCGGCCGCCTTGTCGACCTCCGCAGGCAAAAGGTCGGCATTGGCTCCTTTGACGATGAGGATGGAATTCTCGCCTGATTGTTCGACGAAGATCGGTGCGACACCGCTGGATTTGCCAGCAACCTTCACCACATGACGCGTATCAACGCCAAAGCTCTCGAGGTTGCGGATGGTGTTATCCGCGAAGACATCGTCACCGACCCGGGTGACCATCATCACTTCAGCACCAAGGCGCGCCGCGGCAACCGCCTGGTTGGCACCCTTGCCGCCGCACCCCATTTCGAAGGTGGGCGCCTCAAGTGTCTCGCCCGGTCCGGGCATACGGTCCACATAGGTGATGAGATCGACCATGTTGGAGCCGACGACCCCGATTTTCTTACTCATGCCGATATTCCCCTGCTTATCTATTTTAAAGGGCGCTGATCCTGGCGCCGAACTCATCGGCGGCAGCGCGGTCGAGATAGCCCAGCCGTACCGGAAACACCCTGCGTTCACCCGGTGATAGTCTCTGCACATTGTTCTTGGCCTTTTCCGCCTGATAGCCTTCCGGCTCGCAGGTGGATGGCAGGGCGAATGCGGCAACCTGCGAATCCCCGTTGACCAGGATCCAACGCACTGTCTTCGGGAAGGCGGCGAGCGGATAGGAGATGGCAAAGCCATCTCCCTCACGTCGTTGCATCATCAGATGTGTCAGCCCCTCACCGTCTGCCTGCAGGCCATTGATGTAGAATACCTGTTCAGGGTCGTAACGTTGCGGTTCGTCGAGCACCTCCATGGCGGAAGGCTGACATGCCAGCGTCTCCAGCAGGGAAAAGTAATCGGGGGTTGGTGTAACGTGGCCGGGTACGGCAGTTCGCACCCTCACTTGCTCCGGCGTGTAGGGCACCGGCTGAACAATTTGCGCACCCTCGGCATAGGCAAAGTTCACATGGCACATATACATGAGATCCATAGGCGCTGAAGACAGGTTCTGGATGTCCATGACCATGTCAAAAAGCGTGTCTTCAGCACGCAAAGTCACGCTGGGGCGAGCCAGATAATTGGCACCAAAGCCCATGACATATTCGACTTCCCCGGTTGCACGCACGTAGGCGCCGCGGGAATCGTGTCCGATGACAAGACCGGCTTTGTCCATGACGGCACAGGGCATTTCGCCATGCAGGGCATG is a genomic window containing:
- a CDS encoding aldehyde dehydrogenase family protein, with the translated sequence MRPIKDILETMEYGPSPEANGDVKQWLDTHGRSFGHYINGRFVSPDGRKTIAVSNPANGDKLADIICGNEEDVDQAVKAARTAFGKWSKLSGHERARYLYAIARHIQKRERFLSVLETMDNGKPVRETRDIDIPLVARHFYHHAGWAEMVEDEFRGFSPVGVCGQVIPWNFPLLMLAWKIAPALAAGNTVVLKPADLTPLAAVAFAEICHEVGLPAGVVNVVQGDGSTGAAICGHDGVDKVAFTGSTKVGRVIREQIAGSGKKLSLELGGKSPFIVFEDADLDAAVEGVVDAIWFNQGEVCCAGSRLLVQEGIAEKFYARLKKRLETLRIGDPLDKSTDVGAIVSATQVKRITDLVRKGVEEGGELWQSSNPLPATGNFVAPGFFTDVDQASTVCQVEIFGPIAAATTFRTPDEAVSLANNTRYGLAASIWSENINVALDLAARVKAGVVWINCTNMLDAGAGFGGYRESGFGREGAREGLYEYLAADWEKSLPVNKPAEAFTPSALPNADSKMAIDGLDRTMKNYIGGKQTRPDGGYSYSVAGKGNAVIGMAGIGNRKDIRNAVEAASKATGWSSATAHNRAQVLYYLAENLDARRDEFVVRIIDSTGVSEKKAKDEFDASLRRISYYAAQADKFDGAVHSTKSRHVTLAMNEPWGIVGIVCPDEAPLLSLVSLVLPAIAMGNRVAVIPSSRHPLIAGDFYQVLDTSDVPGGVINIVTGECDLLAKTLAEHDDVAAIWYFGSADGSAMVERASAGNLKATWVNNGRQPDWLDRTQGQGRDYLRRAIQVKNIWVPYGA
- the deoC gene encoding deoxyribose-phosphate aldolase; protein product: MSEAFPRNNGTALKPEWFEDVSINRSASERRAATITARRSIKKEYQVAWQIKAITCIDLTTLSGDDTPGRVRRLCAKARRPVREDLLEALGLADAGITTGAVCVYPTMVPHAVKALEGSAIPVASVATGFPAGLTPLPQRLAEIRYAVEQGAKEIDIVITREFVLTQNWTALYDEIAAMRKACGDAHMKAILATGDLNTLTNVYRASMVAMQAGSDFIKTSTGKEEVNATLPVSLTMVRALRDYGELTGQMVGFKPAGGLKTAKDALSWLTLMKEELGNRWLEPDLFRIGASSMLGDIERQLEHFVTGRYSSAHHHAAA
- the rbsK gene encoding ribokinase, translating into MSKKIGVVGSNMVDLITYVDRMPGPGETLEAPTFEMGCGGKGANQAVAAARLGAEVMMVTRVGDDVFADNTIRNLESFGVDTRHVVKVAGKSSGVAPIFVEQSGENSILIVKGANADLLPAEVDKAAADLKECGLILMQMEVPVETVYHTIELAAQNGIETILNPAPAAANLDPERIRQVTFLVPNESELALLSGLPTDTDEDIVSAARSLIARGIRTVIVTLGGRGARMITSNEIVNIEPVKVTPRDTTGAGDAFIGSFAHFYAETREVVSSLKKASLYAAHSITRPGTQKAYASIEEFEAFCRDHANAAA
- a CDS encoding aldose 1-epimerase family protein, whose protein sequence is MQATEFHLRSRDFTDVPHLLAATDGLKVTTFRYATGVEALQLENRHGRIVLLPFMGQMIWSVEFNGVDLTMGSRFSMPRPAGSIVETYGCFAFHSGMLRNGCPSPQDNHALHGEMPCAVMDKAGLVIGHDSRGAYVRATGEVEYVMGFGANYLARPSVTLRAEDTLFDMVMDIQNLSSAPMDLMYMCHVNFAYAEGAQIVQPVPYTPEQVRVRTAVPGHVTPTPDYFSLLETLACQPSAMEVLDEPQRYDPEQVFYINGLQADGEGLTHLMMQRREGDGFAISYPLAAFPKTVRWILVNGDSQVAAFALPSTCEPEGYQAEKAKNNVQRLSPGERRVFPVRLGYLDRAAADEFGARISAL